From the genome of Triticum aestivum cultivar Chinese Spring chromosome 3B, IWGSC CS RefSeq v2.1, whole genome shotgun sequence, one region includes:
- the LOC123064679 gene encoding uncharacterized protein codes for MASCQERKRAEREARKKVAQAFKEGAIWRLKLRILTWLMWILLCAEWISTNRVHDGLRMAILAAPWTIGILYCSADWVRDVCWVLMLYIWPQWMLNLIPGERSVRQYMNKYGVVGTRPIEGGGSAVVCTKYGRNLWSGFIKVITDAHNRHQSWGGQFTMEDLRMSGHRCRIKREPMCDGSFANLLLDLATLARLLLVDEFKDSQGDPISYIRELYNLMVSPTVGSCPSKAKKEKFLKFLHNHPAVKSPRAVTILISAVFQAYKSMGQIEKKTVDDLVAKMKFTEDWRVDAALNSLLNKVLLFKYNDPNNTLPSYAPNPSGLFRFLRNFQQHGGDANQGDKKQNISNLEELEYIASYRFSTFISMLIEDLVMELDMQGMLQYAWENYTRA; via the exons ATGGCGTCATGTCAAGAAAGAAAGCGGGCTGAGAGAGAGGCCAGGAAGAAAGTTGCACAGGCTTTCAAGGAAGGAGCTATTTGGAGGTTGAAGTTACGTATTCTTACTTGGTTAATGTGGATTTTGCTGTGCGCTGAGTGGATATCAACAAACCGGGTACATGATGGTCTGCGCATGGCAATTCTAGCAGCCCCATGGACAATCGGTATTCTGTATTGCTCTGCGGATTGGGTACGAGATGTTTGCTGGGTTCTTATGCTGTACATTTGGCCTCAATGGATGCTGAACCTA ATACCCGGAGAGAGATCAGTGAGACAGTATATGAACAAGTATGGAGTTGTTGGTACGCGCCCAATTGAGGGTGGTGGTTCAGCGGTCGTCTGCACCAAGTATGGTAGAAATCTGTGGTCAGGGTTTATTAAGGTGATAACTGATGCTCACAACCGGCACCAAAGTTGGGGCGGGCAATTCACTATGGAGGATCTAAGGATGAGTGGACACCGCTGCCGCATTAAGCGTGAACCCATGTGCGATGGAAGTTTTGCCAATCTGCTATTAGATCTGGCCACGTTGGCTAGGCTATTGCTGGTAGATGAATTCAAAGATTCCCAAGGAGATCCAATTAGTTATATCCGGGAGCTATACAACTTGATGGTCTCCCCTACAGTTGGTTCATGTCCTTCAAAGGCAAAGAAGGAAAAGTTCCTTAAATTCCTGCACAACCATCCGGCTGTCAAGTCACCAAGAGCAGTCACGATCCTCATAAGTGCAGTCTTCCAAGCCTATAAATCAATGGGTCAAATAGAGAAAAAGACAGTCGATGACCTTGTGGCTAAGATGAAGTTTACTGAGGATTGGAGGGTAGATGCTGCATTGAACTCGTTACTTAACAAGGTGTTGCTATTCAAGTACAACGACCCCAATAACACTTTGCCCAGTTATGCTCCCAATCCGAGTGGCCTTTTTAGGTTCTTACGGAACTTCCAGCAGCACGGCGGGGAT GCCAATCAGGGTGATAAAAAACAAAACATCTCTAACCTTGAGGAACTGGAGTATATTGCTTCATACAGATTTTCAACTTTCATATCTATGCTTATTGAAGATCTTGTTATGGAGTTGGATATGCAGGGGAT GTTACAATATGCTTGGGAGAACTACACGCGTGCTTAG